Proteins from a single region of Cryptococcus neoformans var. neoformans JEC21 chromosome 6 sequence:
- a CDS encoding gamma-aminobutyric acid transporter, putative, whose amino-acid sequence MIRGERGARREGRGCCILFHLTKVGTVLIGGARSSCLIAWILMTLTAAVLAEICSALPLSGSIYIWAAEAAGPKYARLTGYIVAWWACTAWMTFCASVCQTSANYLLSLLTIYEIPFPGADGLSTSNVKFRAVQWALSEGILGLCIAFNYLPQKSYSWVFKGSMCLMAVDLILNLTWLPVRVHMTYGFRSAKEVFTSQYNGTGAPAGWNWMLCFLVAAASITGFDASGHISEETRSASTKSARGILTSAFFSGLFAFVTSVLFLFCTPPLDVWHEFTAQQPFVQVYALALGRGGAVFMACLAVVGLMLNTSISIVASSRLVFAVARDGVLPLSGWVGKVTEDGRPKNAVTVMTVFGALILCTILPSTVAFTSLVSAAGTPTIAAYALISFCRLFITPNEFKNSKFSLGMWAKPFYVIAFVWNCIVFATYISPFYFPVDASGFNYSVVIFGAVTIFGFLSWLLTKPETWLYQGRIQKMKEEAVVEMMGDDKDGQGKV is encoded by the exons ATGATTAGAGGGGAGAGGGgggcgaggagggaaggtCGCGGGTGTTGtatcctctttcacttGACGAAGGTAGGGACTGTTCTAATAGGTGGTGCTAGGTCTTCTTGTTTGATTGCTTGGATCCTTATGACTTTGACTGCTGCCGTCTTGGCTGAGATTTGT TCTGCCCTTCCATTATCTGGCTCGATCTATATCTGGGCAGCCGAGGCAGCTGGCCCCAAGTATGCTCGAT TGACTGGGTACATTGTCGCTTGGTGGGCTTGTACAGCATGGATGACATTCTGCGCTTCCGTCTGTCAA ACGTCGGCCAACTACCTCCTATCCCTCCTTACCATCTACGAGATTCCCTTCCCCGGAGCTGACGGATTATCAACCTCTAACGTCAAGTTCCGTGCTGTCCAATGGGCTCTCTCCGAGGGTATACTCGGTCTCTGCATTGCGTTTAACTATTTGCCTCAAAAGTCGTATAGCTGGGTATTTAAAGGAAGTATGTGCTTGATGGCGGTGGATTTAATTTTGAATTTGACATGGTTGCCTGTGAGAGTACACATGACATACGGATTTAGGAGCGCGAAGGAAGTGTTTACTTCACAAT ATAATGGTACCGGTGCACCGGCAGGATGGAATTGGATGCTTTGCTT CCTCGTCGCAGCAGCTTCCATCACGGGCTTCGACGCTTCAGGCCATATCTCTGAAGAAACTCGATCCGCTTCAACCAAATCCGCCCGAGGCATCCTTacctctgccttcttctccggcTTATTCGCATTCGTCACTTCtgtcctctttctcttctgtACCCCGCCTCTCGACGTTTGGCACGAATTCACCGCACAGCAACCGTTTGTTCAAGTGTACGCTCTAGCTCTCGGTCGGGGGGGAGCGGTGTTCATGGCTTGTTTGGCTGTGGTTGGCTTGATGCTGAACACTTCTATTTCGATCGTTGCTTCCTCGAGATTGGTGTTCGCTGTAGCTCGTGATGGTGTTTTGCCTCTCAGCGGATGGGTGGGCAAGGTAacagaggatggaaggccAAAGAATGCAGTAACAGTCATGACGGTATTTGGGGCGTTGATTTTGTGTACAATTTTGCCAAGTACGGTGGCGTTTACGAGTTTGGTCAGTGCTGCTGGTACTC CCACTATCGCGGCGTATGCActcatctccttctgtcgactcttcatcactccCAATGAGTTTAAGAACAGCAAATTTAGTTTAGGGATGTGGGCGAAACCCTTCTACGTAATAGCGTTTGTTTGGAATTGTATCGTCTTTGCT ACATACATTTCCCCGTTCTACTTCCCCGTCGACGCCAGTGGATTTAACTACTCCGT TGTTATCTTTGGTGCAGTGACCATCTTTGGTTTCTTATCGTGGCTCTTGACTAAGCCTGAGACGTGGTTGTACCAAGGGAGGATACAGAAaatgaaagaggaagctgTGGTGGAAATGATGGGGGACGACAAGGATGGACAGGGGAAAGTCTAG
- a CDS encoding high-affinity methionine permease, putative, with translation MSGGSSLDEKTSSLDHGYKASTLAIVNSSSAAEKAGRPHFFIEESSSHGAFVGEQGGNGAQVTIQDVWGAPVESKNPLGYSVGWWSALFLNITMLIGTGIFSFPSSLLKSLGSIGLTLIYWPIGLLISLAGISVYLEFTSYFPSRSGAEVVYLEQAYRKPRFFFPVAFAVQTVILSFVSSNAIVVAEYIFKMTDHTPSDWESKGVGIAALTIIILPVFFSTNISLRLSNILGIAKIITLLIIIIPGFVALGGHFKVVPDPTANFHNAFEGTTNNGYNLSNALVNIIFSYGGYTNSFNVANEIKNPIRTIKYTANTAVIFVAVLYMLTNIAYFAVLTQEEIKGSTQVTATLFWEKLWGSKVSKGLTILPVLSASSNILNTIVGHSRMIREIGRQGVLPYPKFWVTTWPIGTPTGALFAIWFVSLIVIVVVPAGNAFNFIVALQNYPSSFFLVLMTLGLFIVRRDRRRLSLPRPEYRSWTIVVLFFLAANTFLIIMPWVPPTGGVNNSSFGFFYAASSLTGLGIVFLCGFYYVLWSKLLPKWKGYKLRQTVITLADGALTHKMVKVKNEDVDAWDVTHDPSGRLLNEDEDLVEINEEHASLRDLKE, from the exons ATGTCAGGAGGTTCTTCTCTCGACGAAAAAACCTCTTCGCTAGACCATGGCTACAAGGCAAGCACTCTCGCAATTGTCAATTCGTCTTCGGCCGCAGAAAAAGCTGGTAGACCCCATTTCTTTATCGAAGAATCTTCTAGTCACGGTGCTTTTGTAGGTGAACAAGGTGGGAATGGGGCGCAGGTGACGATCCAGGACGTGTGGGGTGCACCTGTCGAGAGTAAGAATCCGTTGGGCTACTCGGTGGGCTGGTGGTCGGCTTTGTTTTTGAATATTACCATGTTAATCGGAACAGgtatcttttcttttc CATCAAGCTTATTAAAATCCCTCGGCTCCATCGGTTTGACGCTCATCTATTGGCCTATCGGTTTGCTCATCTCTCTAGCTGGTATCTCTGTTTATCTAGAGTTTACATCGTACTTCCCTTCCCGATCGGGCGCGGAAGTTGTTTATCTGGAGCAAGCGTACAGAAAGCCGAGATTTTTCTTCCCTGTGGCTTTTGCGGTGCAAACTGTCATCCTGTCTTTCGTCAGTAGCAACGCTATCG TGGTGGCGGAGTATATCTTCAAGATGACCGACCATACCCCATCCGACTGGGAATCTAAGGGCGTCGGTATCGCTGCACTTAcgatcatcatcctcc CCGTTTTCTTCAGCACCAACATCTCTCTCCGCCTTTCTAACATCCTCGGTATCGCCAAAATCATCACCCTCCTTATTATTATCATCCCCGGTTTCGTCGCCCTCGGCGGCCACTTCAAAGTTGTCCCCGATCCTACTGCCAACTTTCACAACGCCTTTGAGGGCACGACGAATAACGGATACAATTTGTCAAACGCTTTGGTGAACATTATCTTTTCCTATGGAGGCTATACCAATTCATTCAATGTGGCCAATGAAATTAAAAACCCGATTAGGACCATTAAGTATACGGCCAATACGGCGGTTATCTTTGTGGCCGTTCTTTACATGTTGACCAACATTGCTTACTTTGCCGTTT TGACTCAGGAGGAAATCAAAGGGTCTACTCAGGTAACCGCTACCTTGTTCTGGGAGAAGCTTTGGGGTTCGAAAGTCTCCAAAGGCCTTACTATCCTTCCCGTTCTGAGCGCATCGAGCAATATCCTCAACACCATTGTCGGTCACTCACGTATGATCCGAGAGATCGGTCG ACAAGGTGTACTTCCTTATCCCAAGTTTTGGGTCACAACATGGCCTATCGGTACTCCTACTGGCGCCTTATTCGCTATCTGGTTCGTCTCGTTGATCGTTATAGTTGTTGTCCCTGCGGGCAACGCGTTCAACTTCA TCGTTGCCCTCCAAAACTACCCTTCCTCGTTCTTCCTTGTCCTCATGACTCTCGGTCTCTTCATTGTCCGCCGGGACCGTAGACGACTGAGTCTTCCTCGTCCCGAGTACAGATCATGGACGAtcgtcgtcctcttctttttggcTGCCAATACCTTCTTAATCATCATGCCTTGGGTACCGCCTACGGGAGGGGTCAACAACAGTTCGTTCGGATTTTTCTATGCGGCCTCGTCTTTGACTGGATTGGGAAT CGTGTTCCTCTGTGGATTCTATTACGTCCTCTGGTCCAAACTGCTCCCCAAATGGAAAGGATATAAGCTGCGCCAAACAGTTATAACCCTCGCCGACGGCGCGCTCACACATAAGATGGTTAAAGTCaagaatgaagatgttgacGCTTGGGATGTTACGCATGATCCTTCTGGAAGGTTAttgaatgaagatgaggatttgGTCGAGATAAATGAGGAACACGCGTCCTTGAGAGATTTGAAAGAGTAG
- a CDS encoding nicotinate-nucleotide adenylyltransferase, putative, with the protein MASNGFKSPAPVLPAMGLHSFHNDSPPFGGTATSEMPDVPSLSLEPQQHSRPVLSTNPSARQQGPARTASNTSQTISNPEPVSSGTRETPSKAISSLKSIQPPTPPVPITSDDELSSTRSRRLISGYLFGNPPSPTCTGPETSPVTAASHTSTAEESRDPMMSRKFSPTLEKARDVENRMAEELDSPPLTDDSQIDPRDALEMDSTPPPPSLESPKPANSDLVSMNEPLSSDVGAGEAKVKGRKSERARKRETGYDALEGRNDGEADLDLNAPQAEGGGSGAYLAGKAEYRFPRHRLRTKMHDENKIPLVIVACGSFSPPTYLHLRMFEMAKDEIVESQTYEIMAGYYSPVSSYYKKSGLAPAPHRVRMCELAVEHTSTWLMVDPWEAGQPEYQRTAFVLDHFDEMLNGGEHGKGGLVMRDGTRRRYKIMLLAGGDLIESFGEPGVWSEPDLHVILGRFGCLIVERAGSDVWAFLLSHDILYHHRRNVVVIKQLIYNDISSTKVRLFVRRGMSIKYLLPNSVIQYIQDNKLYHGSDPKGMIGKH; encoded by the exons ATGGCTTCCAACGGATTCAAGTCGCCCGCTCCTGTCCTTCCCGCCATGGGGCTGCACTCTTTCCACAATGACTC CCCACCATTCGGGGGTACAGCCACTTCCGAAATGCCAGATgtcccctctctctctctcgaACCCCAGCAACACTCTCGTCCAGTACTTTCGACTAATCCTTCCGCGCGCCAACAAGGTCCTGCTCGCACAGCATCGAACACCTCTCAAACCATCTCAAACCCCGAACCTGTATCCTCTGGCACAAGGGAAACCCCATCTAAAGCCATCTCGTCACTCAAGAGCATTCAGCCCCCGACTCCCCCTGTACCCATCACATCAGACGACGAACTTTCTTCTACTCGATCTCGTCGACTCATATCAGGCTATCTTTTCGGTAACCCGCCTTCACCCACCTGTACTGGTCCAGAGACTTCTCCAGTCACTGCAGCTTCTCACACGTCAACAGCGGAGGAGAGCCGTGATCCTATGATGAGCCGTAAATTCAGTCCGACTTTGGAGAAGGCTCGTGATGTCGAGAACAGGATGGCAGAGGAACTTGACTCACCACCTTTGACTGACGATAGCCAGATTGACCCGAGAGACGCCCTTGAAATGGACAGtacacctccaccaccctctcTCGAATCCCCCAAACCTGCAAACAGCGACCTTGTATCCATGAACGAGCCTCTCTCTTCAGACGTTGGAGCTGGGGAAGCGAAAGTGAAGGGGAGAAAGTCTGAACGGGCGAGAAAGCGGGAGACGGGTTATGATGCGCTGGAAGGGAGGAATGACGGGGAGGCAGATCTTGATCTGAATGCTCCCCAGGCGGAAGGTGGCGGTAGTGGGGCGTACCTTGCGGGGAAGGCGGAGTACAGATTCCCTCGGCACAGACTGAGAACAAAGATGCATG ACGAAAACAAGATTCCACTAGTCATTGTCGCCTGTGgctccttttcccctccTACTTACCTCCACCTTCGTATGTTCGAGATGGCCAAAGACGAAATTGTCGAGTCTCAGACATACGAAATCATGGCCGGCTACTATTCCCCCGTATCATCGTACTACAAAAAATCCGGCCTTGCCCCTGCCCCGCATCGAGTACGCATGTGCGAGCTCGCCGTTGAACATACCTCCACTTGGCTCATGGTCGACCCTTGGGAAGCCGGTCAACCAGAGTATCAGCGTACAGCCTTCGTACTTGACCATTTCGATGAGATGCTCAACGGTGGCGAACATGGTAAAGGCGGACTTGTGATGCGCGATGGGACGAGGAGACGGTACAAGATTATGCTTCTTGCGGGAGGTGATTTGATTGAGAGTTTTGGTGAACCAGGAGTGTGGAGTGAACCGGATTTGCATGTGATTCTGGGCAGGTTCGGGTGTTTAATTGTGGAAAGAGCTGGTTCAGATGTTTGGGCGTTCTTGCTTTCTCATGACATACTGTATCATCACAG ACGGAACGTGGTCGTGATCAAGCAATTAATTTACAACGACATTTCGTCTACGAAAGTCCGATTATTCGTCCGCAGGGGTATGAGCATCAA GTACTTATTACCCAACAGTGTCATCCAGTACATACAGGATAACAAGCTTTACCACGGGAGCGATCCCAAGGGGATGATTGGGAAACATTAA
- a CDS encoding gamma-aminobutyric acid transporter, putative produces MTLTAAVLAEICSALPLSGSIYIWAAEAAGPKYARLTGYIVAWWACTAWMTFCASVCQTSANYLLSLLTIYEIPFPGADGLSTSNVKFRAVQWALSEGILGLCIAFNYLPQKSYSWVFKGSMCLMAVDLILNLTWLPVRVHMTYGFRSAKEVFTSQYNGTGAPAGWNWMLCFLVAAASITGFDASGHISEETRSASTKSARGILTSAFFSGLFAFVTSVLFLFCTPPLDVWHEFTAQQPFVQVYALALGRGGAVFMACLAVVGLMLNTSISIVASSRLVFAVARDGVLPLSGWVGKVTEDGRPKNAVTVMTVFGALILCTILPSTVAFTSLVSAAGTPTIAAYALISFCRLFITPNEFKNSKFSLGMWAKPFYVIAFVWNCIVFATYISPFYFPVDASGFNYSVVIFGAVTIFGFLSWLLTKPETWLYQGRIQKMKEEAVVEMMGDDKDGQGKV; encoded by the exons ATGACTTTGACTGCTGCCGTCTTGGCTGAGATTTGT TCTGCCCTTCCATTATCTGGCTCGATCTATATCTGGGCAGCCGAGGCAGCTGGCCCCAAGTATGCTCGAT TGACTGGGTACATTGTCGCTTGGTGGGCTTGTACAGCATGGATGACATTCTGCGCTTCCGTCTGTCAA ACGTCGGCCAACTACCTCCTATCCCTCCTTACCATCTACGAGATTCCCTTCCCCGGAGCTGACGGATTATCAACCTCTAACGTCAAGTTCCGTGCTGTCCAATGGGCTCTCTCCGAGGGTATACTCGGTCTCTGCATTGCGTTTAACTATTTGCCTCAAAAGTCGTATAGCTGGGTATTTAAAGGAAGTATGTGCTTGATGGCGGTGGATTTAATTTTGAATTTGACATGGTTGCCTGTGAGAGTACACATGACATACGGATTTAGGAGCGCGAAGGAAGTGTTTACTTCACAAT ATAATGGTACCGGTGCACCGGCAGGATGGAATTGGATGCTTTGCTT CCTCGTCGCAGCAGCTTCCATCACGGGCTTCGACGCTTCAGGCCATATCTCTGAAGAAACTCGATCCGCTTCAACCAAATCCGCCCGAGGCATCCTTacctctgccttcttctccggcTTATTCGCATTCGTCACTTCtgtcctctttctcttctgtACCCCGCCTCTCGACGTTTGGCACGAATTCACCGCACAGCAACCGTTTGTTCAAGTGTACGCTCTAGCTCTCGGTCGGGGGGGAGCGGTGTTCATGGCTTGTTTGGCTGTGGTTGGCTTGATGCTGAACACTTCTATTTCGATCGTTGCTTCCTCGAGATTGGTGTTCGCTGTAGCTCGTGATGGTGTTTTGCCTCTCAGCGGATGGGTGGGCAAGGTAacagaggatggaaggccAAAGAATGCAGTAACAGTCATGACGGTATTTGGGGCGTTGATTTTGTGTACAATTTTGCCAAGTACGGTGGCGTTTACGAGTTTGGTCAGTGCTGCTGGTACTC CCACTATCGCGGCGTATGCActcatctccttctgtcgactcttcatcactccCAATGAGTTTAAGAACAGCAAATTTAGTTTAGGGATGTGGGCGAAACCCTTCTACGTAATAGCGTTTGTTTGGAATTGTATCGTCTTTGCT ACATACATTTCCCCGTTCTACTTCCCCGTCGACGCCAGTGGATTTAACTACTCCGT TGTTATCTTTGGTGCAGTGACCATCTTTGGTTTCTTATCGTGGCTCTTGACTAAGCCTGAGACGTGGTTGTACCAAGGGAGGATACAGAAaatgaaagaggaagctgTGGTGGAAATGATGGGGGACGACAAGGATGGACAGGGGAAAGTCTAG